CCGCAGGAAAAATAGTAAGTGAAATACTTGAGCATGATGATTCTTATACTAATTCCCTTTCACCCCTTTTGGAGGAAAACCCCGAAAAGAGATTGCGCTCGGCAAAAGAAGCACTTGAGTGCTTTAGTGAAATAAATTCAGTATCTGTTGATAATCACTACACCTGGCCTCAAACTGTCCAGACTCTTTCGAATCAGAATTTTTCTCATTGCCTCATGCTTGCCGCAAAGCAGCTTATGTACACAGCACGATTTGATGAAGCCTATCTGCTTGTGGTTGAATGTCTGGAAATTGATCCTGAAAACACTGAAGCACTAAAGATTATTAACTCATTTTCGGGAAGTAAGAAAAAGCATATTCTTAAACGCAGGGTATCCTTAACCGGTGCGTTTCTTACATTGATTGCTCTTTTATTACTCTCATTCTTTGCGGGAAAACAGAGCGTAAAACACGAATCGGTATCTATAGATAAGGAAAAAGAGCGAATATCTTTGGGTGAAACTTACTCTCAAAAAGTTACTTCAATTAGAGAGAGGATGCCTTTTAGGAGTGATCCGGTCAGAGTTTCAAAATCGCTCACGTCTGTTTTATATGTTAACAATTTAGAAGATTGGAATAGAGTCACTGTTAACCAAACAACCGTAAATAAAGAAAAGCTCTTGAGCGGGTTGAAGCTCGAACAGGGTAGCCACTTAGTAAGAATTTTTAACAAAACAGATACTATGATTTGGGAAAAACAGGTTACGTTGCTCCCTTTTCAGAACAAAACAGTAAGAGTACCTTCAAGTATTCAGGTACAACAGTAAAGGATGTCTAAATATGAAGTTAATACATAAAAACAACGGAGAAGAATATGCGCTTTCTGAAAGAATTATTACTATAGGGTTTTCTGAAAAGTGCCATATCAAACTGAAGGGAAAGAGAAAGGGTGAGTTTGCCGCTCATCTGCTCCATTCCAGGGGATCTTATGTGCTTCAAAAACTGGGAGCAAACATCAACGTAAAAGTAAATGGGTTAGCGGTAAACAATGGTAAAAATCTTTCTCATGGTGATCAAATAAGTGTTGGTGCCGAAGATTTTGTTTTTTACGGGCATACGGGATCAGAACGTGTTTCTGTAGAAAAAGAAGACAGTGGTGAATCCGTTACTCAGCCGGTACTTCAGTTGATTCGTAGTATTGTGCTTTTATTGCGTGACAAGGATGATGGATTGTTTAACAACCTTGTTGAAAGCGTATCCACCATTATGCAATGTGACGCGTCACGTCTGGTTATAGAAGGGCAGGATGGAGAAACAAGAACTACCATTGCTCGTTATCCCCATACTTCGAAACTGGATAGATTTTCCAACAGAGCTATAAACTGGGCAAAAGAGAGCGGAGAAACAGTTTTAGCCAGTGATAATGACTGGGAAGTCAGTGAAGAATCGGTGTCATCACTTGAGAGAAACTGTGTAGGATCGGTTATGTGTGCTCCGCTTTCCAGCAATGAAAAATTACTTGGATTTCTGTACCTCGATCGTCTTAGTAATAGTGAACCTTTTAGTCAGAAGGACAAAGAATTTTGTGATGCTTTGATACCGCTGTTTTCTGAAATACTGTCAAATTACGAAGAAAAACAGCGTCAGAGAGAGACTATTGCAAGATTGCAGGATAAAACTCTTACTGAAGGTGAAACTATAATTCACGAAAGTGAATGCATGGCCGATATGCTTAAACTGTGCCGTAAAATTGCCCGAACAAACAGCCCTGCTTTGATTGGAGGAGAAACTGGTACTGGTAAAGAACTAATAGCAAAATATTTGCACCAAAATTCCACTCGTTCACACAATGTTTTCAAGGCAATAAACTGCGGCGCGATTCCCGAAAACCTTATGGAATCAGAGCTTTTTGGACATGAAAAGGGTGCTTTTACCGGTGCTACCAACAGAAGGGAAGGGTTGTTTGAAGCTGCTTCTGGGGGTACGGTGTTTTTGGATGAAATCGGGGAACTACCTCTTTCTTTACAGGTAAAGCTGTTACGGGTACTACAGGAATCTGAGGTTACCAGAGTTGGAGGCTCCGAAACTATAAAAGTCGATGTTCGCGTTGTTGCTGCTTCCAACAGAAATCTCGCCAACGAGGTCGAAAATGGTAACTTTAGACAAGATCTATTCTTTCGGTTAAATGTACTGACTATCGAATTACCACCTTTACGGCAGAGGGGTACCGATGTTACCTTGCTTGCGGATTACTTCATTAAAAAGTACTCTCAGCAGTTTGGGTTTAAACTTAAAACCCTTTCACTTGCCGCGCGAAACGCGCTTATTACCTATGAATGGCCGGGTAATATTCGGGAACTTGAAAACGTTATTCAGAAAGCCGTGCTTTTGAGTGATAACAAAAGAATAGAAGTTGAGAATCTCTCCTTTAATGGCTCTATGACACCTGTTTTAGGTAACAAAGCTGTTTCTGTTGAAAAGACCGGGACTTTAAGAGAAGCGCGTAATGAAGCCGAAAAAGAGGCTATTTTTAATGCATTAACAAAAAGCAAAGGTAACGTGTCTTTGGCAGGGAAAATTCTTCAGATCGATCGAAAATGGTTGATGAAGAAAATGGGTGAGTTTAAAATTGATGCCAATGATTTCAGAAATTAAAGGCAGAATATATTTTACCCGCTTATACCTGAAATATCACTGTAAATGGAGTGCAACTCATGAAGAGTATGTTCTTTTTACTTATCGCTGTTACTATTGCAACTGCTCAGAACCTGGTAAGTCCCTCAGATCCCGCTATACGGTATTGGGGAAGGTTTGAACAAAGTGAGCCTGATGTACTACGGTTTGACTGGCCGGGATTTAAAATAAACACGCTTTTTGAGGGCACGTCATGCGCAATCAGGGTTAGAGGTGATGGAGAACTGTATAACGTCTTCATAAATGACAGCCTAAAGGTTGTCCGATTTGAGCCTGTGGATTCTGTTTACCTTTTGGCTCAAAACCTTAGCGATACAGTTCATTCTATTCGAATAACCAACCGCTTTGAGAGTCGTAGAGGGGCTGCACGGTTCTATGGATTTATCCTGGATGATGGTAAACAGTTGCATGCTCCTAAAGGAGAGTACAAGTATAGAATAGAGTATCTGGGTGGCTCAAATCTGCTTGGATTTGGTAATGAATCGACAAAAACACAGTGCGAAAACCATAGAGATCTGTCAAATTCCTACCTTTCTTTTGGTCCGGTATCTGCCAGGCTTTTAGGGGCAGAGTATCATCTCGTTGCGCTATCAGGAAAAGGGGTTGTGCGCAATTGGGCAGAAAAATATATCACTTCAAAGTATCCTTTCGGGCACTACTATAACAGAACCCTAAGGAATAACAGAGAACTGGAGTGGGACTTTAGCAGTTGGATCCCTCATGTAGTAGTAATAAGTCTTGGGACAAATGATTTCTCTACCCAACCTCACCCACCCAAAAGTTTGTATAAATCCCGCTATAGTGCATTGATTGATGAGATAAGGTCCAATTATCCTGATGTTGGAATTGTCTGTATGACTTCCTCAAGAGAACCATTGGAAGAATATGTTTCTGAACTGGTGGAAGAGTTACGAGAAGCCGGTGATGAACGGATCGCATTTTACTCATTTGGTTCCATTTCCTGGGAACAGGCTGGTTGTGACTGGCATCCCAATATTGAAGCGCACAGGGAAATAGCACAGGAGCTTGCCCGGGTAATTAAACCTTTGCTGCCAAAACAATAGTGATTATATACCATTGCCCCCATTGGACCTGCTTCACTAAATAAACCTTCCAGTATTGTAATCTGTTAAATACTTCTTAGCAACCCCGGAAAAAACCTTCGTATATAACCCTGTTCTTTTCTTTGAATTCCAAAATCCAAATTTTTTACGGGTCGCCCAGCTCCCCTGCGCACTAGTTACTGCTACGGAGGCCAGGGAGGCGAAGTTGGCCACCCCCCAGCGAGGCTCGGTGGCAAGTGACTGGTTCCTCACGGGGGCGCCAAGAAACGTGCTTGCCCCGTGCAAGCGTGAAGGGTTCGGTTTATAGGGTAGGTCTAATTATTTACAAAGCTACAGTTCCTCTCTCCCGGGATAATGGCTTAAGCATCCCCCGGAAGATAGAATTCTGCCGCGGTTAATCCTCAGAACAAGCAGATACTTCCTGGCGCGCATTGCAGGTTCGGGTATATTTGAGCACCTTAATAAACGCGGAAAAATTGTGAACATTCATCCTTAGAAGGCGATAGAAGGGGTAGCCATCGAGCTCTAAGGGGCTGAAAACAGGAAAAAAATAGGAAAGACCCCATAAATTGGTCCGACCCCATAAACGACCCCCTGCAATGAAGCCGTTTATTTTTTCTGGTTGGGGCAAAGGCACAGTAGAGAGAGGGTGGTGATTTCAAAGTTGTATAAATCTACTATCTATTATCATAGATGTACAACTTGTAATAGTGTACCGGGCACTTTTGCGCTTAAAGGCAAAGGGAAGGGAATAGATGGAATTGAAAAAAAGAGTAATGGCAGGAAAAAGAGAGATTGCAGGACCGGCCAGATTGTTACTGGCCGGACATACCGAAACTCACCTGTAGAAATTTAAAAAGTCATGCGCTTAACAAAATTTCTGTTTTCTTCCTTCACCCTAAGTATGTAAATACCCCCAGCAAGTGTACCAACTGATAAAGTGTGCGCTCCTGCTCCCTTTATGTTCCAGCTTCTGATGACTCTTCCCTTTGTGTCATACAGCTGCACTGATTGTGATCCCTCACCATTAGTGTTCAACCTCAGTAAACGACCATGCCTGTTCACTCTAATTCCAGTTGAATTGGAAGACAGCTGCGGGGCGATACCTGTTGTATTTTCGGCCACTGTCAAAGAAACATTATCAATAGATACATTGCCCTCACTTGTCCCTAAATTGAATTCTACACGGGATGCGGAATCGGTTAACTCGCTCATCTCAAAAACATACTCATAGGTTTGCATCTCGGTAGTGAGGGAAACATCCTGCACAAAGTATGGTGTCCAGGGAAGGCCATTGTGTTTCAATGAGACAACCATATCCCTCGGTGATTGCGCCTTTGCATCAAAGGAGAATTTATAAAATGTGCTTTCGGTAAGTGTGATATTTTCCTGATATAACTGAACATGCCATTCCTCAGTCCCACCACTTGTTATGACAAAATCCGCTCTTTGTTGCTGAGTTGAAAGTGAAGCATCCCCGTCTCCAAACAGATATAATGTCCAGTACTGATCTTCCTGGGAGAAATCCCCATTTTTAACCATCGGTGCATCCGGGTCAAAGAAGGTTGCTGTGATAGTTTTGTTTGAGTTCATGGTGACAACCAGGGTATTTTCCACTCCGGAACCATTTCCACTCCATCCTATAAATCCTGCATTATCCAGAGGTGAAGCAATCAGAGTAACCGTCTCGTTATGATCATACAGCTCTTTTTCAGGAGAGATATCTACCGTTCCCGGACCAGTCACATTTACTGTTAACCTGTGCTCGAAATCTACTATTGGCTCATCCCACCAAATGGGGTTTGCATCGATAAAATCGTTGTGTCCCTGGTATTTTGGGGCGACCGCAGGATCCACTCCCCAGGGGATCTGTCCCCAGAAACCACCACCTGATCCAAACACCATGAACTCATCCCCGCCGTTTGCCCTCCATGTATCCATATAGATATTTACAAACTCACGCATTCGCGGATCGCCCTGAGCCTCTTCTCCAATGGGTGAGAACTGCTGACCGAAGTTCCACAAGTGCTGCCCGCCTTCATACGCGTTAAGACGAAGACCATGGTTGAGGGCTGCTGCTTTTGCCTCTGAAGTAGCATCTTCAAGAGATTCCATACTGTTCATCAACGCGTTAATCGCCTCATCGACGGTGCTGTATGAAGCTCTTGCTCCAACATAGGGGGCAATTGAAGCGACGTCGATCATCGCCTCTTTTCCGATACTCTCAAGGTGCTCCATCCCTTTGTTGATCATGTACACTGACGGGCCACCCACAGCATATACTCCGATAAGCCGGTCCCGTCCAATCACCTCCGACCAGATCTCCATAATTTCGGCTGTACGCTGCGCATGGTATCTGATCAACCCGTCAAACTCAGATCCACCATGTCTCAAATCAAGTTCATTACCCCTGTTGATCGCGTGGCGGAACTGACCGGGAAATACACTGTTCCATACCTCATTTGAGTGCTCAACATAGATGAGAAGATCCTCTCTGAGGCTGTCCCGAACAAGCTCAGCCATTTTCCTTACATAGTAATCATCTGCTAAGTGGGGAATACAAAACCAGGGATAGGCTCCAAGCTCATTGGAGAGCCGAATCTGGACCTCATAAGGAACTCCCTTATTAGTGCCGTAGGAGTAATGCTGTGGCCTTGTACGCTGATCCCAGTCACCGTTAGGGTGATTGTTGGTACGGTTCCAGTCCATGAACCTCAACGTGCGATATTT
The DNA window shown above is from Chitinispirillales bacterium ANBcel5 and carries:
- a CDS encoding serine/threonine-protein kinase, translating into MSWTEAMVIPDLPKGFSHPVRIGEGAFGSVYRAHQWALDRHVAIKIIHESDSKKRKELLNEAKIQASIALKCIPQVYDAFERKKCVYIIMQWIKGVSLKTLLENKLLAQDRFQLAQKVLLSLSELHALSFAHRDLKPSNILIASTGECYLIDFGFSKEVKGLQNSTFNKTQGTPAYMAPEVWLRGEGVDHIRADVYSAGKIVSEILEHDDSYTNSLSPLLEENPEKRLRSAKEALECFSEINSVSVDNHYTWPQTVQTLSNQNFSHCLMLAAKQLMYTARFDEAYLLVVECLEIDPENTEALKIINSFSGSKKKHILKRRVSLTGAFLTLIALLLLSFFAGKQSVKHESVSIDKEKERISLGETYSQKVTSIRERMPFRSDPVRVSKSLTSVLYVNNLEDWNRVTVNQTTVNKEKLLSGLKLEQGSHLVRIFNKTDTMIWEKQVTLLPFQNKTVRVPSSIQVQQ
- a CDS encoding sigma 54-interacting transcriptional regulator; this encodes MKLIHKNNGEEYALSERIITIGFSEKCHIKLKGKRKGEFAAHLLHSRGSYVLQKLGANINVKVNGLAVNNGKNLSHGDQISVGAEDFVFYGHTGSERVSVEKEDSGESVTQPVLQLIRSIVLLLRDKDDGLFNNLVESVSTIMQCDASRLVIEGQDGETRTTIARYPHTSKLDRFSNRAINWAKESGETVLASDNDWEVSEESVSSLERNCVGSVMCAPLSSNEKLLGFLYLDRLSNSEPFSQKDKEFCDALIPLFSEILSNYEEKQRQRETIARLQDKTLTEGETIIHESECMADMLKLCRKIARTNSPALIGGETGTGKELIAKYLHQNSTRSHNVFKAINCGAIPENLMESELFGHEKGAFTGATNRREGLFEAASGGTVFLDEIGELPLSLQVKLLRVLQESEVTRVGGSETIKVDVRVVAASNRNLANEVENGNFRQDLFFRLNVLTIELPPLRQRGTDVTLLADYFIKKYSQQFGFKLKTLSLAARNALITYEWPGNIRELENVIQKAVLLSDNKRIEVENLSFNGSMTPVLGNKAVSVEKTGTLREARNEAEKEAIFNALTKSKGNVSLAGKILQIDRKWLMKKMGEFKIDANDFRN
- a CDS encoding SGNH/GDSL hydrolase family protein — its product is MKSMFFLLIAVTIATAQNLVSPSDPAIRYWGRFEQSEPDVLRFDWPGFKINTLFEGTSCAIRVRGDGELYNVFINDSLKVVRFEPVDSVYLLAQNLSDTVHSIRITNRFESRRGAARFYGFILDDGKQLHAPKGEYKYRIEYLGGSNLLGFGNESTKTQCENHRDLSNSYLSFGPVSARLLGAEYHLVALSGKGVVRNWAEKYITSKYPFGHYYNRTLRNNRELEWDFSSWIPHVVVISLGTNDFSTQPHPPKSLYKSRYSALIDEIRSNYPDVGIVCMTSSREPLEEYVSELVEELREAGDERIAFYSFGSISWEQAGCDWHPNIEAHREIAQELARVIKPLLPKQ
- a CDS encoding carbohydrate binding domain-containing protein, translating into MLRYILALALTLHSFSFFTTTVAQALNETSPLGINLMGVIDYSSELHFINQAKRARPWISQCNGCGWDDGPALDLDEDGWIKSLEAGAYADLILATNPRYEPGEYKVFFKGKGRIEGTLGTTGTVTESGQSITFRPTGNGYMAIRIREVDPTDYIRDIEIIPVEMADYYNEGNIFYPAFKENWAKYRTLRFMDWNRTNNHPNGDWDQRTRPQHYSYGTNKGVPYEVQIRLSNELGAYPWFCIPHLADDYYVRKMAELVRDSLREDLLIYVEHSNEVWNSVFPGQFRHAINRGNELDLRHGGSEFDGLIRYHAQRTAEIMEIWSEVIGRDRLIGVYAVGGPSVYMINKGMEHLESIGKEAMIDVASIAPYVGARASYSTVDEAINALMNSMESLEDATSEAKAAALNHGLRLNAYEGGQHLWNFGQQFSPIGEEAQGDPRMREFVNIYMDTWRANGGDEFMVFGSGGGFWGQIPWGVDPAVAPKYQGHNDFIDANPIWWDEPIVDFEHRLTVNVTGPGTVDISPEKELYDHNETVTLIASPLDNAGFIGWSGNGSGVENTLVVTMNSNKTITATFFDPDAPMVKNGDFSQEDQYWTLYLFGDGDASLSTQQQRADFVITSGGTEEWHVQLYQENITLTESTFYKFSFDAKAQSPRDMVVSLKHNGLPWTPYFVQDVSLTTEMQTYEYVFEMSELTDSASRVEFNLGTSEGNVSIDNVSLTVAENTTGIAPQLSSNSTGIRVNRHGRLLRLNTNGEGSQSVQLYDTKGRVIRSWNIKGAGAHTLSVGTLAGGIYILRVKEENRNFVKRMTF